The DNA window CGTTTTATCTTTATTCGTAACTAATACTTCGTTATTTTTATTAACTGTTGTAGTAGCAGAAAATAATTTTGCAATATCTTGTACTGAGTATAATTGTTTACCATTCATACTTAGACCTTTTACCTTTTTCTCACTTCCATCAACAGTTAATGATTTTTCCGCTAGATTAAAAGTTCCTGCGACTGTAATTAAAAGACTTTTATCTATTAGTAGATCACCACCAAATGTTTTAACAAAAGAATCCGCTTCTACAAATAATGTTTTCCCTACCATTTTAGTTGGTGTACTTAACTTGGTTTTTTTACCATTAATAACTACATCTGCAACATTTGCTTTATAGTCTATTTTTTTGACTTGCTTACCGCTTTTTTTGGAAACTTCATATGCCTTCGTTTTGCTATTGTATTTCACAGTAGCAACCATAATTTGAGATAATTGATCAATGGAATATAGCTTTTTCTTGTTTACTTGTGTAAAAGAGATTACTTTTTCCTGGCCATTTACAATAATTGTTTCTTTTTGAGCACTTTGTTGCAGTTGTGTAGTTGCTGCACTTACATTAGTTACTGCCACAGGAATAAAGACACTTCCTGATAATAAAGCAGTAGCCATAACTAAACTTGAAATTTTACGTTTCATTTCTATTCCTCCATTTAGTAGCTTACTTTTATCATCAAACCTTCCTCGCCCAGGAACTCTCCTCTCTCTGCATAAAATAAACATCTCCAATAGGTAGTTTAATTTTGAATTGTTAAAATAGTATGATAGTTTTGTAAATTATTTGTTATCTTTATATTTAGTTTTTTGGTATTTAAAGTAATTTATTATTAAATCACGGCTGCTTATTATCCAATTTTACCCATCACATTACACAAGAAATGCGCAAGAATCCCATTTTTTCACTTGTACGTTTTTGGTTCGCTTTGGACGAAATGATCTTTAAATGGTTACGGAGAGCTAAGTGTAGCTACCTTTCTATTCTTAGTGTAAAGGCGGAAATGCGATAGAGAAGGGCTGAGCAGCCAAAATTGCATCTTTGGCTGCTTACTGTATAAATAGGAAAGTGGCTATTCTTTCATTTTCAAAAGCTTGGGCACTTCTATTACTATCGCTTATGGAGAGCGACGGACGAATGACTACCACACGATTACCCTCCGCATCAAGAAATCCAGGTATTGTTGAAGAACTCGTTCAGTTCCAAGCACTCCAAAAGCTCCTATACATAGAGTTCTGTTACTTTAACCTGCAATAATAACTATAGAACCATCTCCAATACGTAAAAAAACTGCGATCATATTGATCGCAGTTTTCTTTATAAATCTTGGTAATCTCTTTGGTACTTTCCACCGTCTTTTACTTCTGAGTGGTATAGAGCTTTTAAGGCAAAGCTTTTTTCCAAATCATGTTCCTTCATTACTTCTTTCAATCGTTTAGAAAGTTCAGGACTGTACTTTACTAGTTCTTGCATCTTTGTTTTTGAATATTGCATGGCTTATTTCCTTCCTTGATTCTAAAGTTGTCCTTTTAGTATAGCATGCCGATAGCTTTTCATTTGCTATAATGGAGCCAAGAGGTGACAATATGCACAAAACGATTGGAATTCTTGCACATGTGGATGCCGGGAAAACAACTTTTTCTGAGCAACTGCTTTATCATACAAAAACGATTAGACAAAGAGGTCGTGTCGATCATAAAGACTCTTTCCTCGATAGTCATTCAATAGAAAAAACTAGAGGCATTACAATTTTTGCAGATCAAGGGATATTCTCTTATAACAATTCCACCTATTATATAATCGATACACCTGGACATGTCGATTTCTCTCCAGAGATGGAACGCGCGATTCAAGTAATGGATTACGCTATTATTCTTATTAGTGCCGTTGATGGCGTAGAAGGTCATACGGAAACCGTTTGGCAGCTACTTAGAAAACACCAAGTCCCAACCTTTTTCTTTATTAACAAAACCGATTATGAAGGAACCAATGCAGCAAGTGTTTTAGAAGAGATTCGTACAAATTTATCCGAAGATGTATACGATTTGACGAATTCGTTTAACGATGAATTCATCGAATTTATTGCAGAGCGCGATGAAGACCTTTTAGAAAAATATATGGACACTGGCTATGATCAAGATTTATGGATACAGACATTCAAATGCATGATTCAGGAAAATAAAATCTTTGCTTGTTCTAGCGGTTCTGCACTGAAAGACATAGGGATCATTGAGTTTTTAGATAAACTTGATATGTTAACAGAGACTTCCTATAGTAAATCAGGTGATTTTGCTGCTCAAGTATATAAAATTCGCCATGATGAAAGCGGAAATCGAGTTACCTTCCTAAAAGTTTTGAGTGGAACTTTGAAAGTTCGAGATGAAGTGAAGTACGAAGAACAATCAGAAAAAATAACACAAATTCGAATATATAGTGGAAATAAATTTAAAACAGTGGACCAAGCAATTGCTGGTGAACTAGTAGCTGTAACCGGACTCACAATACCTTCTATCGGTGACTGCCTTGGTGCTATCGCTGACAAGACAACATTTGATATGATTCCAACGCTAAAATCTAAAGTCATTTTTGACACCTCTATCCATGTCAAAGAAGTATTGCGTTGCTTTAAGCTATTAGACGCAGAAGACCCTTCCTTAAGCGTTTATTGGGATGAGCATTTCCAAGAAATACATGTACATGTGATGGGTGTTATTCAGCTCGAAGTGCTTGAACAAATAGTGCAAGAGCGCTTCTACTTCAATGTATCTTTTGGTGAACCTAGAATTCTTTATAAGGAAACAATAGACAGTGCAATTCGAGGATATGGTCATTTTGAACCCTTAAAGCATTATGCAGAAGTACATTTATTAATCGAACCAAATGAGAGAGATAGTGGTATTTCATTTGAAAATGTATGTCATGCAAATGATTTATCGATTGGCAATCAAAACTTAGTCCGTCATCATTTATTGGAACGAGATCACCATGGATTACTAACGGGTTCTGCATTAACAGATGTGAAGATTACTTTACTTACTGGAAGAGGCCACAACGAACATACATCTGGTGGCGACTTTAGAGAAGCAACTTACCGTGCTTTACGGCAAGGTTTAGAAAAAGCAGAGAATGTGCTACTCGAACCATTTTACGACTATAAGATAAAAGT is part of the Psychrobacillus sp. FSL H8-0483 genome and encodes:
- a CDS encoding translation factor GTPase family protein translates to MHKTIGILAHVDAGKTTFSEQLLYHTKTIRQRGRVDHKDSFLDSHSIEKTRGITIFADQGIFSYNNSTYYIIDTPGHVDFSPEMERAIQVMDYAIILISAVDGVEGHTETVWQLLRKHQVPTFFFINKTDYEGTNAASVLEEIRTNLSEDVYDLTNSFNDEFIEFIAERDEDLLEKYMDTGYDQDLWIQTFKCMIQENKIFACSSGSALKDIGIIEFLDKLDMLTETSYSKSGDFAAQVYKIRHDESGNRVTFLKVLSGTLKVRDEVKYEEQSEKITQIRIYSGNKFKTVDQAIAGELVAVTGLTIPSIGDCLGAIADKTTFDMIPTLKSKVIFDTSIHVKEVLRCFKLLDAEDPSLSVYWDEHFQEIHVHVMGVIQLEVLEQIVQERFYFNVSFGEPRILYKETIDSAIRGYGHFEPLKHYAEVHLLIEPNERDSGISFENVCHANDLSIGNQNLVRHHLLERDHHGLLTGSALTDVKITLLTGRGHNEHTSGGDFREATYRALRQGLEKAENVLLEPFYDYKIKVDMDLIGRVLSDIQQAHGTFESPETVGDKVIVKGRVPVATFMNYSTTFASFTHGKGTLSLLFGGYDRCHNAEEVIEKIGYYKEADPEYTSTSIFCAKGKGYKVPWDEAEDAMHCL